The Leptospira sp. WS60.C2 genome includes the window AACATCTGCCACTTTTAGTATAGAATCAACAACACCAGCAAATGGAGCTACGGGTGTGGCGCTGACCCCAACCATCACCATCGTGATGACACAAGCGATCGAACCCACTTCTCTCAATACAAACATTTCTTGTTCTCCCTCTTGTCCAAGTCTAACCGGAGGTTCCTCCAATCGAACCATCACGCTCACACCAAGCAGTTCTCTTACTTCTGGTATCACTTATACCATCACTTTAAACCAAAACATCCAATCCACCTTCGGACTCACCTTAGGAACCAATACTAGTTTCAGTTTTACAACCTTATGAAAAAAAAAAGCCGACGATCTTACGCCGGCTTTTCCAAAAATCCAATTCATCTAAAATAAAATTGGATGATCAAAATGGAATCGCCCTTCAGATTCAGAAGGGCAAAATCCTTTCGATCTTGCAGAACGTCTTGCTTTCTTATTTGAAGAAATTCAATACAATTCCACCTTTCGTAACAAAAAACTCAGCAAACACAAGTGAGGTGATTGCCATTAGTTTGATGAGAATGTTAATCGCAGGTCCAGATGTATCTTTGAACGGGTCACCTACTGTATCACCCACAACCGCTGCTTTGTGTTTTTCGGAACCTTTTCCACCAGCAGTTTTTTCGATGTATTTTTTCGCGTTGTCCCAAGCTCCACCAGAGTTGGCGGAAGAGATCGCTAGAACCACACCAGAAACAAGGGCTCCAGCAAGAAGACCTGCAAGAGACTTTACTCCAAACAAGTAACCCACAACAATCGGGCTTAAAAGAACAAGAAGACCTGGAGGGATCATTTCTCGAAGTGCTGCCGAGGTAGAGATATCAACACACTTAGCGTATTCTGGTTTAGATTTTCCTTCCATAAGACCAGGAATCTCTTTGAATTGGCGACGAACTTCCTTCACCATATCAAGAGCCGCTTTACCTACTGACTTCATTGTCATCGCTGAAAAAATAAACGGAAGCATCGCTCCAAAAAGAAGACCACCAAATACCAGAGGATCAAGTAGTTCGATCGAAGTTAAATCAATCGCACCCTCTCCCATTTCTTTAGAAGCATTTTGGGTTCTTGTAATAAACGCTGCAAATAGAGCAAGTGATGTAAGAGCTGCTGAACCAATCGCAAAACCTTTTCCAACGGCCGCAGTCGTGTTTCCCGCTGCATCCAAAGTGTCGGTTCTGTCACGTACGTCTTTCCCTAGTTCTGCCATCTCCGCAATTCCACCCGCGTTATCAGAAACTGGACCGTAAGCATCAATGGTAAGACCAATGGCAATGGTAGAAATCATACCAATCGCAGCGATGGCAATTCCGTACATTCCAGCAAGGATATTGGAGATAACAATCACGATCACAAGTAAAATCACTGGAATCACAGTGGATTTGTATCCAAGTGCCAAACCGTAAATGATGTTCGTTGCAGCCCCTGTATCACAAGCGTCAGCAACTTCACGCACTGGTTTGTAAGAGTGGGAAGTATAAATTTCTGTAATCCAACCGATGAACATACCAGCAAACAAACCTAATGCGACAGATGTATAAACATTCCATTTTGTGATGGTTTTGTCACCGATTTGGAAACTATCAATCATGAATAGATCCGTTGCGAAGTAAAGCGCACCAGCCACGATGAAGGTAGAAATCCAAAGTTGGAGTTTGAGAGCTTTTTCTACGTTTCCACCTTCTTTCACTCGAGCAAAAAAAGTCGTAATGAGGGATGCTGGAATTCCTATTGCAGAAATTAAAAGTGGGTATAATAGAGCGGAGTTATTGTCAGCTAAAGCTGAAGCTGTTGCTCCAATGACAAGAGCCGCACAAGTTGCTTCGGCAGCCGAACCAAAAAGGTCAGCACCCATTCCAGCAATGTCACCCACGTTGTCTCCTACGTTATCTGCAATCGTTGCAGGGTTACGAGGATCATCTTCTGGAATTCCTTTTTCTACTTTACCAACAAGGTCAGCACCAACGTCAGCAGCTTTGGTATAAATACCACCACCCACACGACCAAAAAGTGCCACAGAGGATCCACCCAGACCAAAACCGGCAAGGGATTCCATGAGGATGTGTTTTGCTACTGTTGGATTGGCGCCAGTAAAAAGAAGGAAAAGACCAATCATTCCAAGAACTGCAAGACCGATGAGACCAAATCCCATCACTGCTCCAGAGTCAAATGCCACTCGGAATGCTTTGGAAAGGGAAGTTTTAGCTGCCTGTGCGGTTCTTACGTTTCCAGCCGTCGCGATTTTCATTCCGATAAAACCAGAAAGGCAGGAAATGAGGGCTCCAGAAACAAAAGCGATCGAAGTGTAAATTCCTTCGTTAAATTCTGTATTCGGGTTATCTAATAATAGGTAAATGAGAACCGTCATGAAGCTGATAAAAAGCAGAATGACTCGGTATTCTCTGAGAAGGAAGGCCATTGCCCCTTCTGCGATCGCGGCGGAGATTTCTTTTAATTTGGCGGTTTCTTTATCGTTGCCACCCTCTGCGCCCACTTGGATACGTACTACCCTTGCGGCGTAGAAAATCGCCGTGGCAATGGAAACTAGCGCCATGACGATAATGATTAACTCTACATTCATGAGATCCTCTTTGAGATTGTTTATTTGTATTTCTAAGATATTTTAGAAGATGACCGATGAGAATCCATAGATGATACTTCGGTCTAGGAGAATATGGCAATTTAGTGTTCTGGTAACAAGTCTATTTCTAGTCTTGTACCCAATTTTAGCGGAACCAGGAGTGCTAAATCCCGTCAAAGCGTTCTACAGTTACGAGGACCTGCTTCGTATGGCTGAGGACAAAATTGTTCAGGAAACTCCCGCCAAGGCCTTTGATTTTCTCATTAAAGCCAAAGAACTAAACCCCGATCCTGACTACCGTTACTACAATTTATTAGCCCAGGCTCATATGAAACTTGGACAAATCTTCGATGGGATCCATGCCTATGAAGAATCAATCAAACGGAAAAAAGATCAGTTAGATTTGGTTTTGTTCATCGCTGATTTTTATGAAAAAGAAAAGAAACCGAGAGAAGCTCTCTTTTACACCAAACTCTACCTAGAGCAAAAACCCAATGCAAAATACAGATTGTATTTGGCAGCCATCCTTTCACGCCAGCTGGGTTTGGAAACCGATTACGAAACCTATATGCAAACGTTGGAAAGTGACAAAACCTTCATCTCCGAAAAGGATGCCTTACAATCGAGCCTACTCAAAAACATAAAAAATCGAAAATGGAAAGAAGCAGATGATTTAAGCCTTCGTTACCTCATCTACTTTCCCAGAGAAGAAGGAATGTATGAAACCCTGATCCTTGCTAGGCGTGGTCGTAATTCCGATTTATTAGAACAAGCATACATTTGGACCACTACCGTTTTTTTAAAGGAAACCAGATACTTCACTCGTTATGGAGTTTTTTTACAAGAGAAACAGCGATATTTAGAGGCATTGACTTTGTTTCGACGAGGCTTTTATAACCTTCTTAAATATGATCCCAATTCGGATGCCAAAGAAATCCTATTTCTCATCCGCCAAAGTTATGCGAATCTCGGAAAAAATCGGGACACCTTAGCGATTGATTCCTTAGTCAAAGACTTTCAAAACCAAAAAACTCTTACTGCGACAGAACTGGAAAACCATATCGCTACCTATCGGAAAAACAGAGAGTATTTGCTCTTTGCTATTGCTTGGTTTTCTTCCAGGAATGAATCCAAAGCAAATGAATATAGAAAAAAACTAAGAGAAAGAGATTTAGAATTTGAAGAGATAGAATTCCTAAGAGTGATGGGACCGTTTGCCGCTATCCCTTGGGAGATATAAGAAAACGAAATTTACGTTTTGCATCTGGCAGTTTGCATTTGATGCTTACTTCGAAAGCTATGAAACTCCTTCCAAAACCAGATGCCAGATTCGTTCTCTAGGAATCGAAAGGAGTTCTTTCTTACGAAATAATCTACTTAACTATGATACTTCTTCTTATCATCAATTAAGGATAGAACTACCGAAGGATCGGCAAGGGTACTAATGTCACCTAACGAATCAAATTCGTTGTTGGCAATCTTTCGTAAAATTCGACGCATGATTTTGCCAGAACGAGTTTTCGGAAGACCTGGTGCCCAGTGGATCACATCGGGTCTTGCAATTTTCCCAATCACTTTTTCCACCATCGTGATGAGTTCCTTCTTCAGTTGGTCATTTGTCACCACGCCTTGTTTTACCGTGACATAGGCATAAATCCCTTGCCCTTTGATGTCATGAGGAAAACCAACCACAGCTGCTTCTGCTACCGATTTGTGTTCTACAAGAGCGCTTTCCACTTCCGCTGAACCAATGCGATGGCCTGAAACATTTAGAACATCATCAACTCTTCCTGTGATGCGAAAGTATCCTTCCTTATCTCGGTTGACTCCATCCCCTGTAAAATAATATCCCTTGAATTGAGAAAAATAGGTATCAAAGAATCGTTTTGGATCCCCGTAAACTCCTCGCATCATCGATGGCCAAGGTTTTGCGATACAAAGATTGCCAGAGATTTCCCCTTTGTTCTTGATCTCAACACCATCATTGTCCACAAGCACAGGTTGGATGCCGTAGAAAGGCCAACTCGCTGAACCAGGTTTTTGCGGAATCGCACCTGGGATTCCTGAGATCATAATGGATCCTGTTTCCGTTTGCCACCATGTATCTACAATTGGACATTTAGATTTTCCAATATTGGCATAATACCATTCCCAAGCCTCAGGATTGATAGGTTCTCCCACAGAACCGAGTAACCGAAGTGATGCGAGTGATCGTTTTTGAATCGGTTCCAATCCTTCTCGCATGAGTGCCCGAATTGCCGTTGGAGCTGTATAAAACACTGTAACTTTGTACTTATCGATCACATCCCAGAATCGTCCCATGTCTGGGTAACTAGGCACTCCTTCAAACATGAGTGAGGTTGCCCCATTCGAAAGGGGTCCATATAAAATATAACTATGCCCTGTGATCCATCCGATGTCGGCCGTACACCAATAGGTATCGGTGTCTTTGTAGTCAAAGATAGTTGCAAATGTTAGATTGGCACCTAACAAATAACCAGCTGTTGTATGTAAGACACCTTTTGGTTTTCCTGTAGAACCCGAGGTGTATAAAATAAAAAGAGGGTCTTCTGAATCCATCGGAACAGCAAGGCATTCCTTTTTTACCTCAGGGTCTTTCATGAGGTAGTGATACCAGTGGTCACGACCTTCTTTCCAATTCAGGTTTCCTTCGTCACCGGTCCGTTTCACAACAATTACATCGTTCACTTTGTACTTGGTGTCGGCAAGAGCGGTATCTACATTTTTTTTGAGTTCAATGGGTTTGCCACCTCGGTAACCTCCATCGGCTGTGATGACTAAGGTTGGTTTACAATCTTCTATACGACCTAGAAGCGCTTCTGGAGAAAATCCACCAAACACAACCGAGTGAACCGCACCAATGCGCGTGCAAGCAAGGGTCGCGATGGCAAGTTCGGGAATCATCGGGAGGTAGATGAGGACCCTGTCCCCTTTTTTCACTTTGAATTTTTTTAAGACATTGGCAAAGTGATTCACTTCACGATGCAAATCATGATAAGTGAAAACCTTAGATTCATCAGGATTGTCACCTTCCCAAATGAGAGCGGCTTTGTTTTTGAGAGGGGAATCGAGGTGACGATCTAAACAATTATAGGAAACATTCAGTTTTCCACCGACAAACCATTCTACTTTTGCTTTTGCAAAATCATGTTTTAAAACTTTGGTCCATTTTTTAAACCATGTTAGGCGTTTTGCTTGTTCAGCCCAAAATTTCTCAGGTTTTTCAATGGATTCTTTGTATTTAGCTTTATATTCTTTTAAGCTAACATTTGCAAGTTTGGCAAATTCTTTGGATGGCGCCACAATTCTTTCTTTCGGCATACTGTCCCTCTAGAGGAAAAAGACTGAACTTTTTTGAAAAAAAGTCCAGCATGAATCCGAAAAAAAGAATTTAAAAATTGAACTTAGTGGGAGCCGGTTCGGATCAAATCTAAAAATTCACTACGCGTGGTAGGATCTGTTTTAAATACTCCAAGTAAGCTAGATGTAAACAATTCCGAATTTTGTTTTTCGACACCACGCATCATCATACACAAATGTTTTGCTTTAATGACAACACCTACACCGAGTGGATCCAATGTTTCTTGAATGGCTTGGGCAATTTGGTCAGTAAGTCTTTCTTGCACTTGGAGTCTGCGTGCAAAAACGTCTACGATTCTTGGAATTTTACTAATTCCGATAATTTTTTTATTGGGAATGTAGGCCACATGAGCTCTTCCATAAAACGGAAGAAGGTGGTGTTCGCATAAAGAATACATTTCAATGTCTCGAACAAGAACCATACCGGTAGTGCTTTCTTCAAAAATGGCACCGTTCACCAATTGGTTAATGTCTGCTTTGTAACCACTCGTTAGAAAATCATACGCCTTTTTTACTCGATTAGGAGTTTTGACTAAACCTTCACGACTTGGGTCTTCACCAATTTGTTTCAGGATTTCTTCGATTAAGTGTTCCATCCGATTCCTTTTTGAAAGTAAGTTCGATGTTTACCTGCTTTCAAAATTTGAATGCAGAATATTCACTACTTATTTGACTAGACTTGACTTCTTAGGAAAACACACATTTCCTTTTTTTGGTAAGAAAGGACATAATCATCAATCAAATGCAAAAAAAAATTGGATACGATGCAAGGATGATCGAAAATTCCGGGATCGGAATTCGCATCCAACATATTTTAAAATTTTGGCCGATCAGTCAAAATGATGCCAAACTGTATCTCTTCGGTGACCCAGAGATGCTAAGGAAATATGACCTACCTAAACACGCAGAAATCATTACATACAAAACCAAAATCTATTCTCCGAAAGAATTTCTCGGTCATCCAAAAATGGCGGAGATGGATATTCTCGATATCCCCCATTTTAATGTTCCACTGATTTACCTTCGCAAATGCATTGTTACCATTCATGATTTGATTCCTTATCATTTTAAAGAATCCCATGGATCCATATCTAAGCGTCTGTACTTACAAATTGTACTTCGTTCCATCAAGTGGTTTGCGAAAACAATTATCGCCGTTTCCAATTATACAAAAAATGATTTGATCAAAAGTTTTGGGTACCCAAGAGAAAAAATTACAGTTGTTTACAATGGAATTGATCTTAAAAATTTTTCAAAAAAATCCCAAACACAACTGGATACATTTTTAAAAAAACAAAACCTTCCAAAACACTATCTCTTCACTGTTGGCATTGGAAAAACACATAAAAACTTTCCATTCTTACTAACTCAATTGGAAACCTTATGGAATCAAAAGGTTCTCAAACTTCCTCTTGTTGTCGGAGGGATCAGTAAAGAGATCCCAGAGGAATTATTAAGGTTTCAAAAACAAAACCCAAATCGTATTTATTTTTTAGAACATGTGCCTTATGATTCATTGCCTCTTGCCTACCAAGGAGCAACTTTGTTTGTCTATCCTTCTTTATTTGAAGGATTTGGTTTTCCCGTATTAGAAGCACAAGCGGTCGGCACACCTGTTTTTTCTTCCAATGCTACTGTTTTACCTGAAGTATTGGGAAAAGGATTCGAACCGTTTATTCCGCAAAATGTAAATTCCTTTCAGACCCAACTTCTTACGCTTCTCAAAGACCAAAAACGTTTAGTAGAATTGCAAAAACTCGGAAAAGAAAATGCGAAATCATTTACCTGGACTTTTGCGCTGAAAACACTTGAGAATCTTTACAGAAAACAATTGGCAATGATACGCTAAAACATTCAATTGATAGCTTATGTCTCGAATAGACTCCCCCCAGGATCGAATTTTTTTCCTCGGGTTTCGGAGAAAAATTCTTGTCTTTCTTTCGAAAAGTTCTGAGAATGATTCTCAGAACTATGATCAAGTGTCACTGTGCAGAAGTTTTCTTTGAAACTATCTTAAATGTTGTCAAAGAAACAAACCGTCCCATACTAGAAGTTGCCCGCGAGATGGGAGCGGCTGATACTTGTACGGCGTGTGTTCCGGATATGTTAGCCTTCATCGAGCAGGAATTGGAAGGTCAACTTGCAGGAAATTCAAATCATTGATTCCGATTTAATCGGAACCCTCGTCACAAAAGCAAAACAAGCAGAACGAAAACGCACCAACCACAACTTCCACAAACAAGAAGAAGTCTACCAAAGGTTTTTGAACGTTCTTTCTAAGGATACTTACATCTCACCACACCGCCATCTTTCGGATCCCAAACCAGAAACCTTTGTTGTTTTGGAAGGTGAGATTGGATTTTTAATTTTCGAAGAAAACGGTGACATCAAAGAATTTCATAAACTTTCTTCTAACGGACCAAAACGAGGGATCGATTTACAACCAGGTGTCTGGCACAGTTTGGTCTGTTTGTCAGACGTTGCAGTTTGTTTTGAAGGAAAATCGGGACCGTATGATCCGACAATCGACAAAGAATTTCACCCCAAATATCCGTTAGAAGGTGAATCTAATGTCAAAAAAACGATTCAAACTTTTGAATCTCTTTTTGTATGAAGGATCCATCTCTACGTTTCGCTCATTTTACGAAGATTCTAATGATCACGATTCCATTTTCTTTCTTTTGTAAATCTTTGCCAAATGTAGTACCAGTCAAAGATCACACGCTTGAATCTATTGTATCAGATGGAATCATTCGTACATTTCGTTATTACATCCCAAAAAATAGAGAAGAATCAAAACTTCCTATTGTCTTCATTTTGCATGGAGGTGGTGGAAGTGGGGAAGGAATGATTTATCTTTCCAGAATGTCTGAAAAAGC containing:
- a CDS encoding tetratricopeptide repeat protein, producing MYPILAEPGVLNPVKAFYSYEDLLRMAEDKIVQETPAKAFDFLIKAKELNPDPDYRYYNLLAQAHMKLGQIFDGIHAYEESIKRKKDQLDLVLFIADFYEKEKKPREALFYTKLYLEQKPNAKYRLYLAAILSRQLGLETDYETYMQTLESDKTFISEKDALQSSLLKNIKNRKWKEADDLSLRYLIYFPREEGMYETLILARRGRNSDLLEQAYIWTTTVFLKETRYFTRYGVFLQEKQRYLEALTLFRRGFYNLLKYDPNSDAKEILFLIRQSYANLGKNRDTLAIDSLVKDFQNQKTLTATELENHIATYRKNREYLLFAIAWFSSRNESKANEYRKKLRERDLEFEEIEFLRVMGPFAAIPWEI
- the acs gene encoding acetate--CoA ligase, which produces MPKERIVAPSKEFAKLANVSLKEYKAKYKESIEKPEKFWAEQAKRLTWFKKWTKVLKHDFAKAKVEWFVGGKLNVSYNCLDRHLDSPLKNKAALIWEGDNPDESKVFTYHDLHREVNHFANVLKKFKVKKGDRVLIYLPMIPELAIATLACTRIGAVHSVVFGGFSPEALLGRIEDCKPTLVITADGGYRGGKPIELKKNVDTALADTKYKVNDVIVVKRTGDEGNLNWKEGRDHWYHYLMKDPEVKKECLAVPMDSEDPLFILYTSGSTGKPKGVLHTTAGYLLGANLTFATIFDYKDTDTYWCTADIGWITGHSYILYGPLSNGATSLMFEGVPSYPDMGRFWDVIDKYKVTVFYTAPTAIRALMREGLEPIQKRSLASLRLLGSVGEPINPEAWEWYYANIGKSKCPIVDTWWQTETGSIMISGIPGAIPQKPGSASWPFYGIQPVLVDNDGVEIKNKGEISGNLCIAKPWPSMMRGVYGDPKRFFDTYFSQFKGYYFTGDGVNRDKEGYFRITGRVDDVLNVSGHRIGSAEVESALVEHKSVAEAAVVGFPHDIKGQGIYAYVTVKQGVVTNDQLKKELITMVEKVIGKIARPDVIHWAPGLPKTRSGKIMRRILRKIANNEFDSLGDISTLADPSVVLSLIDDKKKYHS
- a CDS encoding (2Fe-2S)-binding protein translates to MILRTMIKCHCAEVFFETILNVVKETNRPILEVAREMGAADTCTACVPDMLAFIEQELEGQLAGNSNH
- a CDS encoding glycosyltransferase family 4 protein; translation: MQKKIGYDARMIENSGIGIRIQHILKFWPISQNDAKLYLFGDPEMLRKYDLPKHAEIITYKTKIYSPKEFLGHPKMAEMDILDIPHFNVPLIYLRKCIVTIHDLIPYHFKESHGSISKRLYLQIVLRSIKWFAKTIIAVSNYTKNDLIKSFGYPREKITVVYNGIDLKNFSKKSQTQLDTFLKKQNLPKHYLFTVGIGKTHKNFPFLLTQLETLWNQKVLKLPLVVGGISKEIPEELLRFQKQNPNRIYFLEHVPYDSLPLAYQGATLFVYPSLFEGFGFPVLEAQAVGTPVFSSNATVLPEVLGKGFEPFIPQNVNSFQTQLLTLLKDQKRLVELQKLGKENAKSFTWTFALKTLENLYRKQLAMIR
- a CDS encoding sodium-translocating pyrophosphatase is translated as MNVELIIIVMALVSIATAIFYAARVVRIQVGAEGGNDKETAKLKEISAAIAEGAMAFLLREYRVILLFISFMTVLIYLLLDNPNTEFNEGIYTSIAFVSGALISCLSGFIGMKIATAGNVRTAQAAKTSLSKAFRVAFDSGAVMGFGLIGLAVLGMIGLFLLFTGANPTVAKHILMESLAGFGLGGSSVALFGRVGGGIYTKAADVGADLVGKVEKGIPEDDPRNPATIADNVGDNVGDIAGMGADLFGSAAEATCAALVIGATASALADNNSALLYPLLISAIGIPASLITTFFARVKEGGNVEKALKLQLWISTFIVAGALYFATDLFMIDSFQIGDKTITKWNVYTSVALGLFAGMFIGWITEIYTSHSYKPVREVADACDTGAATNIIYGLALGYKSTVIPVILLVIVIVISNILAGMYGIAIAAIGMISTIAIGLTIDAYGPVSDNAGGIAEMAELGKDVRDRTDTLDAAGNTTAAVGKGFAIGSAALTSLALFAAFITRTQNASKEMGEGAIDLTSIELLDPLVFGGLLFGAMLPFIFSAMTMKSVGKAALDMVKEVRRQFKEIPGLMEGKSKPEYAKCVDISTSAALREMIPPGLLVLLSPIVVGYLFGVKSLAGLLAGALVSGVVLAISSANSGGAWDNAKKYIEKTAGGKGSEKHKAAVVGDTVGDPFKDTSGPAINILIKLMAITSLVFAEFFVTKGGIVLNFFK
- the folE gene encoding GTP cyclohydrolase I FolE, whose product is MEHLIEEILKQIGEDPSREGLVKTPNRVKKAYDFLTSGYKADINQLVNGAIFEESTTGMVLVRDIEMYSLCEHHLLPFYGRAHVAYIPNKKIIGISKIPRIVDVFARRLQVQERLTDQIAQAIQETLDPLGVGVVIKAKHLCMMMRGVEKQNSELFTSSLLGVFKTDPTTRSEFLDLIRTGSH
- a CDS encoding WbuC family cupin fold metalloprotein, encoding MQEIQIIDSDLIGTLVTKAKQAERKRTNHNFHKQEEVYQRFLNVLSKDTYISPHRHLSDPKPETFVVLEGEIGFLIFEENGDIKEFHKLSSNGPKRGIDLQPGVWHSLVCLSDVAVCFEGKSGPYDPTIDKEFHPKYPLEGESNVKKTIQTFESLFV
- a CDS encoding Ig-like domain-containing protein codes for the protein MDMWKKIRVLFLFVFSSVHCLPEPSPSLLGVLILPLVTQTSATFSIESTTPANGATGVALTPTITIVMTQAIEPTSLNTNISCSPSCPSLTGGSSNRTITLTPSSSLTSGITYTITLNQNIQSTFGLTLGTNTSFSFTTL